Within the Fischerella sp. PCC 9605 genome, the region CAGCAGCCCAATCTGCACCCGTCCTGTTACGGGCAATAGGTGACAAAGATGCTACCGTTCGTTCTCATGCAGTTCAAGCTATCAAAAAAATTGGCAGGCAAGCCTATGTTCCTTACTTAATAGCTGGTTTAGACAGCAAAAATGCATGGGAACGCTACAGTACAGCCCATGCTTTACGGGGTATGGGAAAAGACGCAGGCTATGCCGTACCTGCATTAATGAAAAAGTTAGAGGATGAAGATGCTTGGATGCGTGTAAATGTTGTTTCTGCTTTGGCTAATATCGGTAAGCCCTCAGCACCCGCTATACCTGGCTTAGTTGCCCGTTTGCAAGACACAGATGAAACAGTCCGCCACACTGCGGCTTATGCTTTGGGTAATATCGGTTTGAGTTTGCAAGAGAATCTCAATCAGCTATCTACAAAAGAATTAGATACGGCTGTCTCAGGCTTGGAAAAAGCCTTAAAAGTGCTGCAAAATCCTTCACTCAAATTCAACCAACAAGAAATTACTTTTGTGAGTAACCCTTTTAACGTCCTGAAAAAAGAGATGCTGAGGCGGGCAAAGTAAGCTATTGTGCATTTTTAGTGCACAACAGTTTGGATAGGGAGAGATTTCTCTAATTCAGATAAGACAAAAATGAATTTGCAAAAATCGCTGCTTGGGTGCGATCGCGCAAATTTAAGCGATTTAAAATATTAGTAACATGATTCTTGACTGTTCCCTCAGAAATATAAAGTTGCTGAGCAATTTCTTTATTAGTAGCACCAGTAGCGATTAGCCGCAAAACATCTTTTTCTCTAGGAGTAAGTTCAGCCAAGCTAGGAGGTAGAGGTGGGGAATTATTTGCTGCAAATGGGGGAAATTGAGTCAAAAGCTTTTTAACTATTCCCGGGCCTAATTGAGTATATCCTTTGTGAACAGCGCGGATAGCAACAGCTAATTCTTCTGAAGGAGTATCTTTGAGTAAATAGCCCATTGCTCCATTCTGCAATGCGGCTTTTACATATTCATCATCATCAAAAGTTGTTAGCACTAAAACTTTGATTCCAGGAAAACGCTTTTGAATTTCTCGTGTGGCTGCAACTCCGTCCATGACTGGCATTCTAATATCCATTAATACCACATCTGGATATAATTGTTCAATCAAACTAATTGCGATTTCACCATTTTCTGCTTCTCCGATAACTTCTAAATCCTGTTCTAGTTCTAATAAAGCTTTTAACCCTTGACGAATTAAATTTTGGTCATCCACAAGCAATACTTTGATCATTGCCTTCACCTCGGTAAAGGGATATCAACTATAATTTTGCAACCAGAACCAGGAGTGCTATGAATCTGAAATTTTCCTCCTAATGCTAAAGTGCGATCGCGCATACTTTGCAGTCCAAACCCAGTGGTATTTTGTCCTAAATCAAAACCTTTACCATTATCTTGAACTATCAATTTTAAATCTTTATTTGTAGCCAGTTCTAGTTTCACTTCTGTAGCTTGAGCGTGTTTATAAATGTTTGTAAATGATTCTTGAATAATTCGGTAGACAGGAGTACTAATTTCAGGAGGGATGGGACGAGATAGGGTAATTTCACAAATTGGTAAAACTCCAGTTGCACGATGCATATTTTCTGCAAGTACTGCTATTGCTTGTTCTAAGGATTGTTCTTGCAAGGGATGAGAGCGCATGGCAGAAACAGATTGCCGTACATCTTGTAGAGACTTAGAACCCAGTTCTTTTGCTCTTGCTAGGAATGTTTGAGCTTTTTCTGGATTTGTTTGCCACAGCTTTAAAGCAGTCTCTAATTGCAGATTCAAAGCAGTGAGAGAATGTCCTAATGAATCGTGTATTTCCCTAGCAATACGATTGCGTTCTTCTAAAGTAGCGTGATTCTCTATTCGCAAAGCATATTGACTGAGTTTTTTATTGGCAATTGCTAATTCTTCTCGGCTCTGGCGTTCAGATAAAACTGTATTCATCAATAGCAATACAAATAGTAAAGCTAATCCGAACATGACTCCAAAGCTAAAATTGATAAACAAAAAACGTTCTTGTGCAGCTGGAGTTAATGGTAAACGATCAAATCTTCGCTTCAATGTTAATAAAAACAAGACGAAGGATAAAAAGGTAATTATTACACGCCCTTGAATCTGAAAAATTAAGCAACTACGAGTTACTAAAATAACGTATAAAAATGGAAATAGTCTTGCAGCTCTACCTCCAAAAAATGTAGTGATAATAATCAAAAAAATTTCAATTGCTGTGTAAATTACTTTAGTGAATTTATTACTAGTGGGCAATCTTAAGCCCATTAAACCAAAAACCGTGAAACTACAAATTATTAATTCGGGAAATTTAGTAGGAAAACGCTGTAAAGGAGATGGTATGAAGGCAATCAAAGCTGCACACCCCATTAAGATCCACTCTAAATAAAGCAGAAACCGAAAAGGATGATTTTGAATTGTAATTGGACGGCTCACAGAAATATACCTCCTATAAAAATAGGGGCTAGAAGGAACTAGAAACTAGGAAGCAGAGAAGAACTCTCGTTATACCAAATTGTCTTTGCTTGTCATTCTGTAGACGCTTCTGCGGCTTCCCGCAGGGTGCGACAGCGTAGATGCGCAGCAGCTTCCCGTAGGGTAGAATCTCCCAGATGCTGAGCGTAACGCAGTGAAGCGAAGCATGACACAATACTACTTTCCCAATAACGAGAAAATCAAAAGTATCTTCACACCCATGACTTTAAAGGTGAGAGTTTACTAACTGTTTTACTTTGCTTGGGAAGCTTTCCCATCAATAGTAAAGTAAACACAGGTTAATGACAGTCTATCAGTCAATTCAGAAAGCCAGTGAGAACTAGCGTCATAGAAAAAAACATGACTTC harbors:
- a CDS encoding response regulator; protein product: MIKVLLVDDQNLIRQGLKALLELEQDLEVIGEAENGEIAISLIEQLYPDVVLMDIRMPVMDGVAATREIQKRFPGIKVLVLTTFDDDEYVKAALQNGAMGYLLKDTPSEELAVAIRAVHKGYTQLGPGIVKKLLTQFPPFAANNSPPLPPSLAELTPREKDVLRLIATGATNKEIAQQLYISEGTVKNHVTNILNRLNLRDRTQAAIFANSFLSYLN
- a CDS encoding sensor histidine kinase, which gives rise to MSRPITIQNHPFRFLLYLEWILMGCAALIAFIPSPLQRFPTKFPELIICSFTVFGLMGLRLPTSNKFTKVIYTAIEIFLIIITTFFGGRAARLFPFLYVILVTRSCLIFQIQGRVIITFLSFVLFLLTLKRRFDRLPLTPAAQERFLFINFSFGVMFGLALLFVLLLMNTVLSERQSREELAIANKKLSQYALRIENHATLEERNRIAREIHDSLGHSLTALNLQLETALKLWQTNPEKAQTFLARAKELGSKSLQDVRQSVSAMRSHPLQEQSLEQAIAVLAENMHRATGVLPICEITLSRPIPPEISTPVYRIIQESFTNIYKHAQATEVKLELATNKDLKLIVQDNGKGFDLGQNTTGFGLQSMRDRTLALGGKFQIHSTPGSGCKIIVDIPLPR
- a CDS encoding HEAT repeat domain-containing protein, translated to MKDTRIPHLNVIASQIAIAFVCFSSPLLLIHATWAKPLTETQINSHIQRLKNPQQRAAAIDYLATVGKHAVPALITALQDSDAQVRASAAIIIGKIGPAAAQSAPVLLRAIGDKDATVRSHAVQAIKKIGRQAYVPYLIAGLDSKNAWERYSTAHALRGMGKDAGYAVPALMKKLEDEDAWMRVNVVSALANIGKPSAPAIPGLVARLQDTDETVRHTAAYALGNIGLSLQENLNQLSTKELDTAVSGLEKALKVLQNPSLKFNQQEITFVSNPFNVLKKEMLRRAK